Proteins from a single region of Stutzerimonas stutzeri:
- a CDS encoding ISL3 family transposase — MHPIDLASFWPGYDAVACRSSANNSLLIELEPQAGSVPKCGRCGQLSPLIHERRIRLVRDRDLFDQRVLLQLPVRRVDCLNCGRVTERIDWLEPASRLTRRLQVWLESLLRLLPISHVSQLTGLHWHTLKTLDKRRLQAEVGTFYSSGVRRLVMDEFALHKGHRYATVIMDAERTRVLWVGHGNSREAIRPFFELLGEHCQQIEAVAMDMNTAFDLEVKKHCPQAEVVYDLFHVVARYGRDVIDRIRVDQANLLREDKPARKAVKQSRWLLLRNRDNLKDGQAVQLQELLAANQPLATVYVLKDALKDVWYAPSVREGWRRWRTWLRHARESDLAPLQRFARNLRKYARGILASAHFHMHTSVLEGVNNRIKVIKRMAYGFRDSEYFFLKIKAAFPGKAR; from the coding sequence GTGCATCCTATTGATCTTGCCTCGTTCTGGCCAGGCTATGACGCCGTTGCCTGCCGTTCATCCGCCAACAACTCCCTTCTGATTGAGCTCGAGCCTCAAGCCGGTTCAGTGCCCAAGTGCGGGCGTTGTGGTCAGCTCAGTCCGTTGATTCACGAGCGCCGAATTCGTCTGGTGCGCGATCGTGATCTGTTCGATCAGCGCGTCTTGCTTCAACTACCCGTGCGCCGAGTCGATTGCCTGAACTGTGGTCGGGTGACCGAGCGGATCGACTGGCTGGAGCCTGCATCTCGCCTGACCCGGCGGTTACAGGTCTGGCTCGAAAGCTTGCTGCGGCTGCTGCCGATCAGCCACGTCAGCCAGCTCACCGGCCTGCACTGGCACACCCTCAAGACGCTCGACAAGCGCCGCCTGCAAGCCGAGGTAGGCACCTTCTATTCAAGCGGTGTCCGCCGCCTGGTGATGGACGAGTTCGCCCTGCACAAGGGGCATCGCTATGCCACGGTCATCATGGACGCCGAGCGAACACGGGTGCTGTGGGTCGGCCACGGCAACAGCCGTGAGGCGATCCGCCCGTTCTTTGAATTGCTCGGCGAGCACTGCCAGCAGATTGAGGCGGTGGCCATGGACATGAACACGGCTTTCGACCTGGAGGTGAAGAAGCATTGCCCGCAGGCCGAAGTGGTGTACGACCTGTTTCACGTCGTCGCGCGCTACGGTCGGGATGTGATCGACCGAATCCGGGTCGACCAGGCCAACCTTCTGCGCGAAGACAAGCCGGCACGAAAGGCGGTCAAGCAGAGTCGTTGGCTGCTGCTGCGCAACCGCGACAACCTGAAGGACGGACAGGCCGTGCAGTTACAGGAGCTGCTTGCTGCCAACCAGCCGTTGGCTACGGTCTATGTGCTCAAGGATGCGCTGAAGGATGTTTGGTACGCCCCCAGCGTACGAGAGGGTTGGCGACGCTGGCGAACCTGGCTGCGACATGCTCGCGAGAGCGACCTCGCGCCGCTGCAACGCTTCGCTCGCAACCTGCGCAAATACGCGCGAGGCATCCTTGCCAGTGCTCACTTCCACATGCATACCAGCGTCCTTGAGGGTGTTAACAACCGCATCAAGGTAATCAAGCGCATGGCCTATGGATTCCGGGACTCGGAGTACTTCTTCCTGAAAATCAAGGCCGCCTTCCCCGGGAAAGCGCGATGA
- a CDS encoding ATPase domain-containing protein, with amino-acid sequence MSTKVAINRLATGVPGLDEVLGGGLPEFSFNLIAGPPGCGKTTLAHQMMFALATPERPALFFTVLGEPPLKMLRYQQQFDFFDSEAINQSIRYINLADDTLAGDLDEVLRRIVSEVEMHSPSLVFVDSFRSVVLASQTQDNPNNNLPQFIQQLGMWMTTWQATTFLIGEYFTETDTNPIFTVADGLIWLRQSVERNSMVRKMEIMKMRGQPTLPGLHTFRITTGGIKVFAPAIANLSVDAPPESPIKRLKMGVPALDEMLGGGLPRGYSLLVAGPSGSGKSILAATFLAEGARNGETGVIAVFEQRPSYSQNPRLASLINSGQVGLVDSRAPDLSIDEVVQLLLSEISRLKATRVVIDSLSGFELALAPTFREDFRESLSRMVTALKGTGVSVLMTSELEDRYTDLRFSPYGTAFMTDAIIVQRYIEVESRLLRIMAVVKVRASAHCNELRQYHIDENGLQIRDMLPDQEGLLGGRPTSSVQDRHTQDIKNV; translated from the coding sequence GGCGTGCCAGGACTGGACGAGGTGCTGGGCGGGGGGCTTCCGGAATTTTCGTTCAACCTCATCGCCGGTCCGCCTGGCTGCGGCAAAACCACCCTCGCGCACCAGATGATGTTTGCCTTGGCGACGCCTGAACGCCCGGCGCTGTTCTTCACCGTGCTCGGCGAGCCGCCGCTGAAGATGCTGCGTTATCAACAGCAGTTCGACTTTTTCGACAGCGAAGCGATAAACCAGTCCATCCGCTATATCAACCTGGCCGACGACACACTGGCCGGAGATCTGGACGAGGTACTGCGAAGGATCGTCAGCGAAGTCGAGATGCACTCGCCGTCACTGGTGTTCGTCGACTCATTTCGCTCCGTGGTACTGGCCAGCCAGACCCAGGACAACCCGAACAACAATTTGCCCCAGTTCATCCAGCAACTGGGCATGTGGATGACCACCTGGCAAGCGACGACCTTCCTGATCGGTGAGTACTTCACCGAAACCGACACCAATCCGATTTTCACCGTGGCCGATGGCCTGATCTGGTTACGCCAGAGCGTCGAGCGCAATTCCATGGTGCGCAAGATGGAGATCATGAAGATGCGCGGCCAGCCGACCCTGCCGGGGCTGCACACCTTCCGCATCACCACTGGGGGGATCAAGGTCTTCGCACCGGCAATCGCCAATCTTTCGGTGGATGCGCCACCTGAGTCTCCGATCAAACGCTTGAAAATGGGCGTGCCCGCTTTGGACGAAATGCTCGGTGGCGGCCTGCCTCGGGGGTACTCGTTGCTGGTGGCAGGACCGTCGGGCTCGGGTAAGAGCATTCTGGCCGCGACCTTCCTGGCTGAAGGTGCGCGCAATGGCGAAACTGGCGTGATCGCCGTGTTCGAGCAACGGCCCAGCTACTCGCAAAACCCCAGGTTGGCCAGTTTGATCAACAGCGGCCAAGTTGGCCTGGTGGACAGCCGGGCGCCGGATCTGTCCATCGATGAAGTCGTCCAGTTGCTCCTGAGCGAGATCAGCCGATTGAAGGCCACCCGGGTGGTGATCGATTCGTTGTCGGGTTTCGAGCTGGCGCTGGCGCCGACCTTCCGTGAGGACTTCCGCGAGTCGCTGTCGCGCATGGTCACTGCGCTGAAGGGCACCGGGGTCAGCGTGTTGATGACCTCTGAGCTGGAGGACCGTTACACCGACTTGCGCTTCAGCCCCTACGGTACGGCGTTCATGACCGACGCGATCATCGTGCAGCGCTATATTGAAGTGGAAAGCCGCTTGCTGCGCATCATGGCGGTGGTCAAGGTACGTGCCAGCGCGCACTGCAATGAGCTGCGCCAATACCACATCGACGAAAATGGCCTGCAGATTCGCGACATGCTGCCGGATCAAGAAGGACTGCTTGGTGGCCGACCCACAAGCAGCGTGCAGGATCGCCACACGCAGGACATAAAAAATGTTTGA
- a CDS encoding integrase domain-containing protein, with amino-acid sequence MAAKNFGLGSREPSKAGKFSLADKNLSFSSTATITHRWNKFIPFMEEKGIRDMQEINKSTVIEYGKELASQVLEDEMSASYAQNLVSAVNTVMFMSKMGDWVSVSPTQDCGIPERTYVRTTPPGGVCREDFYSVLDKLKDNQTPEAIAVAMLAREFGLRTKEASLIDAKKALAEAKRIEQINITRGTKGGRKRKIPITSESQLQALTYASNAQGEKNCLIAAEITWAKFRSTQVRKIREALQGYGISRLHELRSAYACERYEQLCGHPAPVFGVTNEGPLGHMARIKIAGELGHGRIDVTNSYLGGRNAKSRT; translated from the coding sequence ATGGCAGCTAAAAATTTCGGGCTGGGCTCAAGAGAACCAAGTAAAGCAGGGAAGTTTTCGCTGGCTGATAAAAACCTATCATTCAGCTCCACAGCAACTATTACGCATCGCTGGAATAAGTTCATCCCTTTCATGGAAGAAAAGGGTATACGCGACATGCAGGAAATAAATAAGTCAACAGTCATAGAGTACGGTAAAGAGCTTGCCTCACAAGTTCTAGAAGATGAAATGTCAGCATCATATGCGCAAAATCTCGTTAGCGCCGTCAACACAGTGATGTTTATGTCAAAAATGGGCGACTGGGTATCAGTAAGCCCAACCCAAGACTGCGGAATACCAGAGCGAACATATGTAAGAACAACACCGCCAGGGGGCGTTTGTCGCGAAGACTTCTATAGCGTGCTTGATAAGTTAAAAGATAATCAAACACCGGAGGCCATAGCGGTAGCAATGCTTGCCAGGGAGTTTGGCCTGCGAACGAAAGAAGCATCTCTGATTGATGCTAAAAAAGCTCTCGCCGAAGCAAAAAGAATTGAGCAAATAAATATAACGCGCGGCACCAAGGGCGGACGAAAGCGGAAGATCCCAATAACCTCTGAAAGTCAGCTCCAAGCACTGACTTATGCAAGTAACGCTCAGGGAGAAAAAAACTGCCTGATAGCAGCTGAAATTACATGGGCAAAATTTCGTAGCACTCAAGTCCGTAAAATTCGTGAAGCGCTTCAAGGGTATGGCATCAGTCGTCTCCATGAACTGAGAAGCGCTTATGCCTGTGAACGATACGAGCAGCTATGTGGACATCCCGCGCCTGTGTTTGGAGTAACCAATGAGGGGCCTCTGGGCCATATGGCACGCATCAAAATAGCTGGCGAACTTGGGCATGGGCGTATCGACGTAACTAACTCCTATCTGGGAGGACGAAATGCTAAGTCGAGAACTTAA